From the Flavobacterium gyeonganense genome, the window CCTTAAATGTTAATTTTACAGGTTCTGCAGGTCAGAGTTTAGGGGCTTTTAGTGCTCATGGACTAACATTTACTGTAGAAGGAAATACAAACGATTATTTAGGTAAAGGTTTATCCGGAGCTAAATTAATCATCAAAAAGCCTGCAAAAGCAACTTTTGTAGCTGAGAATAATATCATTGTTGGAAACGTTTGTTTATTTGGTGCAATCGAAGGAGAGGCTTATATTAACGGTATAGCCGGAGAGCGATTTGCAGTACGTAATTCTGGAGCGATTGCTGTAGTGGAAGGTGTTGGAGATCATGGTTGTGAGTACATGACCGGAGGTAAAGTTGTAGTACTTGGTAACACAGGACGTAACTTTGCAGCAGGTATGAGCGGTGGTATCGCTTATGTCTATGATCCTGAACACAAATTTAAAAACGGATTGTGTAATACGGAAACAATCGAATTTGAAACGGTTGAAGGCGATGATGCTGACGACTTAAGAAATTTGATCGAAAGACACGTTCAGTACACGAACAGTACAAGAGGTACAGCATTATTAAACGATTGGGCCGGAAGCTTAGACAATTTTGTAAAAGTGATGCCTACAGAGTACAAAAAAGCGTTGAAACGTCTGGAAACAGAAGAACAAATGGTAGAAGAATTAACAGCATAATACAATGGGAAAAGTAACAGGTTTTAAAGAATTCGAAAGACAAGACGAATCATATATAGAAGTTAAAGAACGTGTAACGAATTATAATGAATTTACAATTCCTTTGAGTGAAGCTGAAATTACTACTCAGGGTTCTCGTTGCATGGATTGTGGTATACCTTTTTGTCACAGTGGTTGCCCTCTTGGGAATTTGATTCCCGATTTTAATCACATGGTGTACCAGGAAGAATGGCAAAAAGCCTCATGGATATTGCATTCAACCAATAACTTTCCTGAATTTACAGGACGTTTATGTCCGGCGCCATGCGAAAAAGCATGTGTGTTAGGACTGATTGAAGAGCCAATTTCTATCGAAAATATAGAGAAAAATATCGTAGAGCGTGCTTTCAGAGAAGGATGGATTAAGCCACAACCGCCAAAAGTAAGAACTGGTAAAACAGTTGCGGTGGTAGGATCAGGTCCTGCTGGTTTAGCAGCAGCTCAGCAATTAAACAGAGCAGGTCATACTGTTACTGTTTTCGAAAGAGACAATGCTATTGGAGGTTTATTACGTTACGGAATTCCAAATTTCAAATTAGAAAAAGGAATTATCGACAGACGTATCGCTATTTTAGAGGCAGAAGGAATTACCTTTAAAGTAAACACAAATGTTGGTGTAAACTATTCAATTGAAGATTTAAAAGCATTCGATTCAATCGTACTTTGCGGAGGCGCTACAGAGAGAAGAGGTTTGCCAACTCCTGGAGCTGATGCTGACGGTGTGGTTCAGGCAATGGATTTCTTAACGCAGCAGACTAAAGTAGTTTTTGGGGAAAAAATTGAAAATCAGGTATTGGCTACCGGAAAAGATGTAATCGTAATTGGTGGTGGTGATACAGGTTCTGACTGTGTTGGAACATCAAACCGTCAGGGGGCAAAATCGGTAACGAATTTTGAGATTATGCCAAAACCGCCGGTTGGCAGAAGTGCCTCAACTCCTTGGCCTTACTGGCCATTGCAGTTAAAAACATCTACTTCACATAAAGAAGGTTGTGAAAGAGACTGGCTAATCAATACGAAAGAATTTATCAAAGACGAAAGTGGTAAATTAATCGCTTTGAAAACAGTAAAAGTAGAATGGAAAATGGTTCCGGGCCAGCGTCCTGAATTACTTGAAGTAGAAGGTTCTGAACAAGTTTGGCCTTGCGACTTAGCTTTATTGGCACTTGGATTTACAGGACCTGAAAAAACGTTAAGTGAGCAACTAGGACTGGAAGTTGATTTCAGAAGCAACTATAAAGCAAATAATTATCAGACAAATGTACCTAATATATTCACAGCAGGAGATATGAGAAGAGGACAGTCATTGATTGTCTGGGCTATCTCTGAAGGAAGGGAAGCTGCTCGTCAGGTGGATATTTACTTAATGGGCAAATCTGATTTGCCTACTAAAGAAGGTGGAGATTTACCTGGAGTGTAATAATTATGCAATAAAATTTTTAAACGGCTGTCAATATTGATGGCCGTTTTGCTTTTTTAATGTTTATTTTTTACAAATTCTCAAAATGTTTTAAATCTAAATAAATTTCACAGATAGTTTAAAAAACAAACAATTTGTTATAATTTGTTATTTTTCTGTAAATTATTTGCTGGTAGATAAAAGAGTAATAAATTTGCTCAAAATAAGTTTAAAAATGCAAGCAAAAGATTTACTGCAGTTAGCAGACCAATTTGGAAGTCCATTGTATGTTTACGATGCTGAAAAAATCCAATCTCAGTACAACAGGTTAACTAAAGCTTTCTCTAAGGTGGAGAAATTAAGAGTTAATTATGCCATGAAGGCATTGTCTAACATTGCGATTCTTCAGTTATTAAAGAACATGGGGTCTGGTTTAGATACTGTATCGATTCAGGAAGTTTTATTAGGACTTCATGCTGGCTATGACCCTGACAAAATTTTCTTTACACCAAACGGCGTTTCTCTTGAAGAAATCGAAGAAGTGGCCGCAATGGGTGTACAAATTAATATTGATAATTTATCAATTTTAGAGCAATTCGGAACAAAATATCCTCAAATTCCAGTTTGTATTCGTATCAATCCACACGTAATGGCGGGTGGAAATGCTAATATTTCTGTTGGGCATATCGATAGTAAATTCGGAATCTCTGTGCACCAGTTGCCGCATTTATTGCGAATTGTAGAGAACACCAAAATGAATATCGTAGGTATTCACATGCACACGGGATCTGATATTTTAGATATCGAAGTATTCCTGTATGCTGCTGAAATCTTGTTCGACACCGCTAAAAATTTCAAAAACCTGGAGTTTTTAGATTTCGGAAGCGGATTCAAAGTGCCATACAAAAAAGACGATATCGAAACAGACATCGAAGAGCTAGGTAAAAAATTATCTAAAAGATTCAACGCTTTCTGTACAGAATACGGTAAAGATTTAACGTTGATTTTCGAACCGGGGAAATTCCTTGTGAGCGAAGCAGGTTTCTTCTTGGCAAAAGTAAACGTAGTAAAACAAACCACTTCAACAGTTTTTGCCGGAATCGACAGTGGTTTCAATCATTTAATCCGTCCAATGTTTTACGGATCTTCACACCATATCGAAAACATCTCAAACCCGAAAGGAAAAGAGCGTTTTTACTCTGTGGTAGGATATATTTGCGAAACTGATACTTTTGCAAACAACCGCAGAATCCCTGAAATTACCGAAGGTGACATTTTAGCGTTCAGAAACGCAGGAGCTTACTGCTTCTCAATGTCATCCAACTACAATTCAAGATACAAACCGGCTGAGGTTTTATGGATGAACGGTCAGGGAATCCTGATTCGCCAAGCCGAAACTTTTGAAGATTTGCTTAAAAATCAAATTCCGTTGCCAGTAGAAGCAACAGTTTAAAAATAAAAAAAAGAGAATATCAATGTTGAAAATCCCGTTTCTTATGAAGCGGGATTTTTTTGCCCATTATTGTCATTCCGACGAAGGAGGACACGAGCGATAGCGAACTGGCACAGCAATCTTCGCAAGAAACTCCACAAAGTATAACTTGAAACTTTAAACCTGAAACTTTTTCTTTCTGGACGTGTCCCTTCGGGTCGGGCTTTCGGCTATATCTTTTATTCCGCTTCGCTTCATAAAAGGATGCCGCCTCTATCCCTCACGCTGTTTTTTTTATAAGGTCATTTGTAATTAATTTCGAAAAACACGTATAAATACTTGGTGTTAGATTTTTAATTATTATTACACTTGTTGGAAATGAAGTTTAATAGATTATGGATTTCCGTAAAGTTTGTAATGATAAAAATGAAACATTTGTTGAATTATTGAATTTCAAATAAACTAAGAACAACAACATTATGAAAAAAACATTAACCATTGTATTAATCCTGTTTTATATTATTTCATACTCTCAAAAAGAAAATGTAGAATCTTCAACAAGACAATTTATAGATAAGGCGCAATTTACCAGAATTAATAAAGATTGGAATACTACAGCAGAATTCAAATCCGGAATTGGTGAAGTGGTAAATTTTTATCCTATAGAGGTTATTGATTTAAAAGCAGAAACCAAAGTAAATGCTTTACAAGTAGATATGTATATTAAAAATCCTGATACATATAAGACTGCATGGATTGGAATCGATGAAATTGAAGAATTTATAAATTTTGTAGAAGACAATGTTATTCCAAACCTTGATTTAAAGCTAAAAGACAAATCCTCAGAATTTATTTTTAAGGCAAAAGAAATGACTATGTACTATTTTGTTAATGAAAGAACCAGAAGAATTAGTATAAAATTAAATAGTTATGATAATGACAAAATTTTAAATTATACTTTTTGGACTGAAACACAAGTTGATAAAATTCCTAAATTATTGACTGTATTAAAGAAAATTAAATAATTGTAGTACAAAGCAAATTCTGTTTTTTATAGCATATAGCCAACAAATGACTACTTATGGATTCATTTTTGGAGAAAAGACCAGCTTTTGACATATCATAAAATTTAACAAATGAAATTCAATCTTAAAATCTTTCTTATCGACAAAAATAACTTCTTGTTAAAAAAGAAATCAAACAAAGAAATTATTGAATTCATAAAAGATAACCATAAGCGGGGTTTACATGCACAACAAACAGATTTGAATATTGCCAAACCAACTTTGAACAATTTTACCGAAAATAAATTTGAGTTTTACACATATTGCTATAACCAACCAAAAGACCAAAAATATTGGAAATTATTTCTTCCTGACGAGCTAGCAAAAAATCAAAACTTTGAGATAGTTGAGTTCTCTTATGTTTTATTTATGGTATATAAATCAAATATATATTGCACAGTTGGCGGAAGTGGATTTAACGTTATTCAAACATTTATGGATAATAATTTTGGGATTGATTTATACCAACACTTTGCAAAGCCAGAAGAAGATATTATTTTGAAAGTTGGCACAAGAGGAGTTGCTAGCAATATTGCTCAAAAAGACAACACATTTTCTTACGATCAAAGGATAAGTGAGTCATTAGAATATTCTGAAATTCCTAAAAAAATAAAAGTAGTTGTTAGAAAAGAATTAAAGAAAGGTATATTCAAAAAATACCATTTAGATAATGCAAAAGCTATAATGGAAATAGGGTCTTACTTCTCTTTAAAAAAGAAAATAGATTTTGAAGAGCTGAAAAGCTTAATTAAAGATATTCACAAGATTCGTTCTGATAAAACAAATTATACTCAACTCACGCTCTTTTCAAAGATTGATGATCCACAGCTATTACAAGATTTAGATAATGGTCTAAAAGAAAAAATAGCAGATGATGTAATATTGCATAACTCTCCACAACAATTGCATAAACTTCGAGAAGGAATTATTGAAGTAATACATCCAAAAAACCTGGATAAATTCTTTGAAAGTAATGAATTCAAAGTAAGATTTAAAAAGACATGGAGTAAAAATGACAAAATTGTAAAAGAAAAAGAGGATCTATATTTTGAATGCACTCAACATATATTTAAAAGCGTTGAAAATATTTTAAACAGAAGTGAGATAATAACTAAAATATTTGATTTAAATATAATAGGTATAGTGGGAAAAAAGGAATCAACATTTGGAAATTTTTATTCTCATATTGTTTGCGAAAGAATTCATCAGGGCAAAAAATATTTTAGAGTTGATGGAAATTGGTATTTTCTCGATAATAAATTTCTTGAACGTGTAAATCAAGATGCAATTTCAATATATTCACAAAATGAATTATCTGAAAACCTACTAAACAAATGGGAGGATGGATGGGATGAAGACACATACAATATAAGCCATAAAAAAAATAATTATTTTGTTTTGGATAAATTATTACTTAAGGATAATATTGAACTATGCGATATTTTAATTTATCAAAATGATACTTTGTATTTCGTGCATGTGAAAAATGGCTTTACTACGCAGATGCGAAATCTTTATATTCAAGTTGTTTTGTCTGCAAAAAGATTGAATAACGATTTATTTAATAACGTTGGAAGCAGTTATTTTGTGAAAACTTTGGAGAAGTATAACAAAAAACACAATAAAAATATTGATGCACAAGACTTATATGAGAAGATACTTAATGACCAAATAGCTATCGAATTTGTTATGGCATATAATAACTATTCATACATTGGAAACAAACCCGTTGACAAGATTCAATTAAGTGAATCTAATATTGCTAAATATTCTTTAGTGCAAACAGTACGTGAAATGCGCGGCTTTAGAAGATTTGGAATAAAAGTAATGGATATTTCAAAAATATAAACTGCTGGCAACAGTTTGGTTTCCGATAGCGCGAATTTTCAATCCATGCCCAAATAGTGAAATCCCCCGCTACGCAAAAGTCTTTTTCTGACTTTACGTAATTTTAAAATAATATTGCAATCATAAAAGTGTAAAAAGTCTCCTGACTTTTAACTCGAATGTCTTGTTAAGCTGATAACATATTTAATTAAATCTAAAGAATCACATATAGATTAGCAGAACTATTGCTTCAAAGTTTCTTTTAAAGCAGTAAACGAAGTATATTTACAGATACTAATCCGGCTTTATCTTTAAAATAGATTTAATGAACATCAAAACATTAATACTGATCATAATTAATAGTTTAATCGCGTTGGTAATTGCTCTGTTATCTTTTTCATCCTACCAGCAGTTTTCTAATGTTTTGAACGATCGTATTTTGCTGCAGCTAAATTCTATCAAAACACTCAAGCAAAACCAGATCGAACATTTACTAAAATCAGAATGGGAGCGATTTGAATCTTCCGAATTGTATGGGCAAAACATTGACACTAGCGTTTTAAAGCTTCCGGAAAGTATTAAAAAAAGTAACGGAATTTACGATTTTACCAAGTATCATGTTGCTAAAAAAACAACCATAGGCTTTGTCTCAAACTCTAAAAAAGGCACAAGTATTAAAGTTTTAGACTACAGTAAAATTAAACAAATTCTCCTTGAACGAACCGGAATGGGGGATAGTGGAGAATCGTATCTGGTGGGCAGCGATTTTAGAATGCGTTCGCAATCCCGTTTTTATCCCAATAAAACGCCTTACACCATATTGGTTAAAACAAAAGGTGTGATCAATGCATTTAAAGGTATAAATGGCAGGGGTGTGTTTGAGGATTACAGAGGCATTGAGGTATATAGTGTGTACAGTCCGATAGTAGTTCAGAATTTAAAAATGGTTATTCTGTCTGAAATAGATGTTGATGAGGTGACACTTCCCCTAAAGGAATTAAGGCAAAGACTTGTAGGGCTGACTCTTGGTATTTTTTTACTGGCTGTTATGCTTTCTCTTTTTTTGACAAGATTTATTACCAACCCCATTAAGAACATGCAAAAAAGTCTCCGGATTATGGCAGAAGGTGACTATAACCAGACCAATGAATTTATAAAAAATTCTAAGGAAATAAAGGAAATGTTTGATGCGCTGGCCAATTTAAAAGCCTCTTTGCAGGGTGCCGTGAAATTCTCTGATGATATTGGAAAAATGAATCTCCATACTGATTTTAAGCCTAAAAGTCCAAATGATCTGTTAGGGAAAAGCCTTTTGGCGATGAGGGATAAGCTGATAGAGTTCAGAAATAATGATGAAAATACCAGAATACAATCAAAACGAATGCTGGTAAACGGTCTGGAAGATGAAAGGCGCAGGCTTTCGCGTGAGCTCCACGATGGTGTAGGGCCTTATTTAACGTCTTTAAAATACTACATTGAAAACAGGGTTAAAAATGAACAGAAGAAAGCAGAAATGAAAAAGATAGTAGATGAAACTATTTCTGAAATCAGACTCATGTCAAATGCCTTAATGCCTGCTTCAATCGATGATTTTGGGGTTGGAGTTACTTTAACCAACTTTATCGAAAGCCTGAAAAAATCGACAAATGTGACTATTGAATATGAGGATTTAACCCAACAGGACAATTCTAATATTACCAACCATCAGGCAATTAATCTTTTTAGAATAACACAAGAGCTGATTAACAATACATTAAAACACGCTGATGCAAGAAGTATCCGGATTACACTTTCAGAATTTGATGAATTTATTTCTCTTTTTTATTTTGATGATGGAATCGGGTTTGACATAAATACTGTTAAATTAGGCTTAGGAATTATTAACATCAAAGAACGTGTAGAAATTTGCAATGGTACAATTGTAATCAATGCAGCTCCAGGAAATACAACCTTTGAAATCGAGTTACCTATAGAATTATGAACGAAATCAAATTAATAATAGCAGACGATCATGAGCTTTTTCGTAACGGACTTGCTGAGCTCCTCAGAAAGCATGATGATATAAAAATTGTTAAAAGTGTTGGTGATGGTATTCAATTTATGGAACTAATCAATACTAACTTTGAAGCTGATATTGTATTGTTAGACATTACTATGCCCAATATGGACGGTTTTCAGGTTTTAAAGGAACTAAATAACACGGCTTCTACTATAAAACCTATTGTAATTTCGATGCACAATGATGGAAATTATATCGCAAAATGTGCTAAAATGGGGGCTTACGGCTACCTGTTAAAAAATACAGATGAATCTGAATTAATTCTTGCCATAAGAAGCGTTAGCCTTGGGAAAAAATATTTTAGTGCTGAAATCTCTGAAAAAATGATCAACTTTATGTCAACACAAAGCATCAGTGAAGATATTTTGTCTAATAAAGAAACCGAAGTTTTAGGGTTAATTTCTAAAGGGCTGACGACAAAAGAAATTGCGGCTCAGCTATTTGTAAGTTCACGGACCATAGAAACCCATCGTGCTAATATTTTAAAAAAGCTAGAAGTAAAAAATACTGCAGAACTTATTAAAAAAGCAGCAAAAATGAATTTAATATAACAAAGTTAGAAGCTTTTTATCCGTATTTATACGGATGCAAATTGGGTAGATTCCCATAATCCTAAAAGGCTGTTACCAATTGTAAATTTATAAAAAACAATAAACGGTAATAGTTATGAAAAATATAGCATTAATATTAGGAGTTTTATTTATTTCTTTTGGTGCATTTGCACAGGAGAAACCGAATGTGAAACAAAGTGATTTAAAAGGTCCGGCATTTAAAAATTATAAAGTTTGGGAACACGAAACAGTGCCAACTAAAATATATGCCGAGAATAATAAAACATCACTTCAGGGGCCTGCATATAAAAACGATCAACCGGTGAGAGAAACTCCAAAAGAAAATCTGGCTGAAGTTAAAATAGGCAATTCAGAAAGACAAAAATTAACAGGACCAGCGTATAAAAACTTTGGGCCATGGAGTAAAAATTGGTAATGAATCACTAACTGAATGAGATAATCCAGATGTTTGCCACTGTGTAATATTTGATTCAATTGAGATTATAAAGTGAATTAGGCTGTCCAAAAGTAATTTTTGGATAGCCTTTTTTATTTTCTTGTGGCAAGTTTACTATGACCATTATCCTAAGCCATGGTTTTAACAATTTATAGTCAATCAAGGTGTTGGTATAAATTCAAATTTACTTTCAAATTCATAGCTTTTTATTTTTTTGTAAATATCTGATATTGATTAATTTACAATTAAAATATTTTATATCCTATTAAAATTCTTACATTTTTTTTATTAAATTTGAAATTCAGGCTGTTTGTAATTCAAATACTTCATGTATCTGGGTTTACTTTAAATTTTACATCCTGGATATGAGCCATTGAATTTAATTTAAAACTATCAGCATGAAATTTTTCAATATAATCTTTTTTAGCCTGCTATCGATTCAGTGCTTTGCACAGGAAGACACTTTAAAGACAAAAAAAAGACTGACAGTCTAAAAATAAAAAAAGACAATAGATTCAAGGTAGCAGGTTCAGTTATTGCGGACAGTTTTTTAAGTGTTCCGGGGGATTTTTCTGCAATGGGACATACTATATCAAGTGACTGGAAAAGAACAGCGCTTTATACGGCTGGAATTGTAGGCTTAATAGCTGTTGATAAGCATACTACCGGTTTTTTGCACGATAAGATAGAGCCCAATATTGATTATAGTTTACCGGAAATTAAAAGCACAATACCTCATGTAATCGGAACCGACTCTTACATCGTTTATCCAATAATTGGTCTATATGCGGGCTCATTAATCATTAACAATGAGAAAGGACAGGTTGTTGCTCTAAATGCGGTAAAATCATTAGCTTATTCTTATGTTATTACTCAAATCGTATTAAAAACAGTCACCTCAAGAAACAGGCCTCAAAGAAAAATAAATGATGATACACCAGCCGTAGAACCATTTACAAAAAATCCGTGGGATTTTGGAAACTACGATAATATTCACTTTGGTCATGGTGGCAGCGGTACTTCATTTCCTTCTTTTCATGCGACCTCTTATTTTGCTGTTGCCAAAGTATTTCAAATGGAATATGACAACTACTGGATACCTTATACATTTGTAACTGCAGTATTTCTTTCAGACATAAAAAGCCATGAACACTGGGTTTCAGACTTATTAGTAGGTGGATTGGTAGGTACAATAATTGGACGTTCTATAGTGATTAGCAGTCGCAGGCAAAGGGCAAAAAATGACGCCAAAGCTTTTAACTATGATCCTAAGAAAATCAGAATGCATAAACAACTAATCCCTCAAATTTCAAATTCTATGGTGGGATTCCATTTTATCGGAACTTTTTAAAACTTCTTAAGTTATTACCAAATTTATCCGGAGAAGCAAAATATTCCGGGAATCTCCCTCCGGGTCGGGCTTTCGGCTATATCTTTTGCTTCGTTTCACTGCACAAAAGGATACCGCCTCTATCCCTGATGCAATTCGCTGAAGAATTCTATAAAAAAATGGGTTGGATATCAGCGAAATTTTATTAGGCAAAGGTTGTCAGAATAGTAAAAAGTATTAATTAATTACAGAAATAATAAGCTTATACAAAATCACGTATCGAAAATACATGACTCCAAACTATAAGCAGTAAACAAAATGAAATAATAATTAAGCCAATTGTTGCCAGCACTACTTCTCTGTTTTTTCTTTGATCTCCTTCTTCATTGTTTTGAAATAATTCAAATTCACTTCTTCTTTTTAGGTTAGATTTATTAGCCATGGTTTTAAGTATTAAGTTAGTATATAGCTAGTTACGTAAAAAAATGTTGTTTGGTTTTAAGGATATATTGTATTTAGGTTGTTGTGGTTTTTTTTTGAAGAAATAAGTTTTACAGGTACATAAGACCAAAGCCATCTTATCCCGTAATTTTTTTTATTCTGTTTGCCAATTTAATTCAATTAACTTAAATAAAAAAATTATTTTAGCCTGATATAATTAATCTCCGTTAAAATGGTTTTCGGAAATATTGTATGGTATAAATCCCAAATCTAAACCTAAAAAAAATCTTATGAAAATCACTATTTCTATGTCGGTTGCATTCTTCTTACTTTCTTTCAGTTTATTCAGCCAGACTATTGCTGAATTAAAACTGAAACCAAAAGAAATTCCGAAAGGCTACACCCTGAGTGATGGTAACAATTGTGTTTCTGTTCAGGCCTGTACTTTTTATAACGATATTGAGACCTATAGCAATATTGTTGGAAAAGTAAAGAGTAAAGCGATGCAAAGTTTTAAAAGCAGACCAGATAGCGGATCAATTATGTATTTCGAATTTGAGCACGTATTTAAAGGTGAGCGTTTTTTGCAGGGATTGCTGTGGGGAAAAGGCGGGCAACCTACAGATGAACATCCTGAAGAGTATATTGTTAAAGGAAAGTTTCTCATAGTTTGGAGTTTTCATCCGGACAGTCCTGTCAGAGAAAAATCAGAAGCTAAAATTGAAACTATTTTACAGTAAGTTGTATTTTTACATTAAAAAAAACTTTATAAAAAATGAAATGAAAGTACATATCAGAATCCTAATTTATTCAGTTCTATTTGTTTTATATCTTATTGTAATGGGATTTTTTCTTTCGATTCAATCGAAATTAAAAACAGATCTTTATATGACCTTAGGCTGTGGTTTTACTCTTTTTAATACTATTTATGCTTTTCTGGTTATAAAGTGGAAACCTTTATTAAATATACTATTTTCTGTTGCTATAGCCTTTCTGGCCTTATTTCTGGCTTTAAAAACTTCAGATTTAAATTTGTTTTCTGTGAATGATCCTTATGGTATTAAAACAGCAATAATGACTAATGCTGTTGTTTCTATTGTTTTTTGGGAGATTTTGTATCAGGTTAAAATTAGGAAACGCTTCGCCCAAAAAAACTAAAACTCAAAAAGCAGGAAGATTGATTATCTGAAATGGGAAATAATGTTTTGAATCAGGGATTTTGATGAAATTGACTGTACGGAATATTGAAAAAAGCATCAAAAAATGAAGTTTACCACAATAATGCAAGTGATAAGGAGAAATCCTGGTCGATGTAGAAATAAAGATGAGGACAAAGTAAAGCTGCCAAATGATAGAATTTTTATATATTCTGAATAGGGTTGTGGAGGAAGTATTATTTATCTAAATGACTGTAAATACAAATGGATTAAACAGGAGTAAAGCTGCTTAAAATTAAACTATTTTGAATTATGAAAGACACATCAGAAATAGCAAATCGATTTAAGGAAGTTATTTTAAACGGCACCTGGGTGGCGAATACCAATTACAAAGATCAACTGGAAAACCTGGATTGGAAAGTTGCCGTTGCATCAGTTCAAAACTTAAATACAATCGCAGTTCTTGCGCAGCATATCCACTATTATATCAAAGGAATAAATAATGTTTTTAAAGGCGGAACACTGGATATAAAAGACAAATTCAGTTTTGATTTCGCTCCAATTCATTCCCAGCAAGAATGGGAAACATTTCTAAATAAATTTTGGGCTGATACTGATGAGTTTATTTTTTTGGCTGAACAAATATCGAATGACACACTGGATCAGGTATTTGTTGATGAAAAATATGGTACTTACAAAAGAAATATTGAATGTATGATTGAGCATAGCTATTACCATTTGGGGCAGATTGTATTGCTGAAAAAGCTGTTGATCAATGATTAGAAAAAAGAATGATTTTAATTCATATTTTCGTTTAAAAAATATCTTATATGTTTAGAAAATATCTACCTCTTGAAGAATTAGTTTACCATTCAAATCTGACAAAAGAAGAACTCATAAAAAGGGTTCAGAATGAAATTGAAGCAGAAAAATCTTTTGGTTTTGGAGCCAATAATTATTCTTACAGTAAACCTTATATTGGTAAAGTTTACAATAATAGTTTTGAAATAAAAAGGGCAATCAATTATCGAAATTCTTTTTTGCCGGTTATAAAAGGATCTGTTCAAGATCATTTAAGTGGTTCTAAAATCCATGTAAAAATGAATCTTACAGATATTGTAAAAGTTTTTATGATTATTTGGCTGGGCGGTGTTTTTTTAGCTTGTCTCGGTGTTACTTATACCTTAATTTTTGATAAAGGTTTTACTTCTGAAGCAGGTTTTTTTATGTTTATACCTTATTTCATGTTGTTTTTTGGAACAATAATGATTGTTTTTGGTTTTAAAGGAGAAAGCAGAAAAAGTGTAAAAGAT encodes:
- a CDS encoding response regulator is translated as MNEIKLIIADDHELFRNGLAELLRKHDDIKIVKSVGDGIQFMELINTNFEADIVLLDITMPNMDGFQVLKELNNTASTIKPIVISMHNDGNYIAKCAKMGAYGYLLKNTDESELILAIRSVSLGKKYFSAEISEKMINFMSTQSISEDILSNKETEVLGLISKGLTTKEIAAQLFVSSRTIETHRANILKKLEVKNTAELIKKAAKMNLI
- a CDS encoding phosphatase PAP2 family protein; the protein is MGHTISSDWKRTALYTAGIVGLIAVDKHTTGFLHDKIEPNIDYSLPEIKSTIPHVIGTDSYIVYPIIGLYAGSLIINNEKGQVVALNAVKSLAYSYVITQIVLKTVTSRNRPQRKINDDTPAVEPFTKNPWDFGNYDNIHFGHGGSGTSFPSFHATSYFAVAKVFQMEYDNYWIPYTFVTAVFLSDIKSHEHWVSDLLVGGLVGTIIGRSIVISSRRQRAKNDAKAFNYDPKKIRMHKQLIPQISNSMVGFHFIGTF
- a CDS encoding DUF1572 family protein → MKDTSEIANRFKEVILNGTWVANTNYKDQLENLDWKVAVASVQNLNTIAVLAQHIHYYIKGINNVFKGGTLDIKDKFSFDFAPIHSQQEWETFLNKFWADTDEFIFLAEQISNDTLDQVFVDEKYGTYKRNIECMIEHSYYHLGQIVLLKKLLIND